Proteins encoded together in one Anoxybacillus flavithermus window:
- the coaBC gene encoding bifunctional phosphopantothenoylcysteine decarboxylase/phosphopantothenate--cysteine ligase CoaBC, which translates to MLEQKNILLCVTGGIAVYKAAALTSKLVQAGANVKVVMTEAACQFVTPLTFQALSKNEVYVDTFDEKKPNVIAHIDLADWAHVVLVAPATANTIAKLAHGLADNMVTTILLATKAPVWLAPAMNVHMYEHPAVQQNMRTLQSFGYRFIEPAEGMLACGYVGKGRLEEPETIVTLLEQHFATNHILKGKKVLVTAGPTREKLDPVRFFSNHSTGKMGYALAEAARDFGANVVLISGPTALPSPPGVQMIRVESAQDMYEEVMKHFHHSDIVIKTAAVADYRPKYVADNKIKKQQGDYTVVLERTIDILQTLGEQKTHQFLVGFAAETNDVEQYAKDKLARKNADMIVANNVVQEGAGFGTDTNIVTLFKRDGTVKSLPLLPKSEVAKEILREVHREIEGRL; encoded by the coding sequence ATGCTTGAGCAAAAAAACATTTTATTATGTGTTACCGGTGGCATTGCGGTGTATAAAGCAGCAGCGCTCACAAGCAAACTTGTACAAGCGGGGGCGAACGTCAAAGTCGTTATGACGGAAGCTGCTTGTCAATTCGTCACACCGCTTACGTTTCAAGCGTTATCAAAAAATGAGGTGTACGTCGATACATTTGATGAAAAAAAGCCAAACGTCATTGCACACATTGATTTAGCTGATTGGGCACATGTCGTACTCGTTGCCCCTGCGACTGCAAACACGATCGCAAAGCTCGCACACGGTTTAGCTGACAATATGGTGACAACGATTTTGCTTGCGACAAAAGCACCGGTGTGGCTTGCACCAGCGATGAACGTCCATATGTACGAACACCCAGCCGTCCAACAAAATATGCGCACGTTGCAGTCGTTCGGTTATCGCTTCATTGAACCAGCCGAAGGGATGCTTGCGTGCGGCTATGTTGGAAAAGGACGATTAGAAGAACCGGAAACGATCGTTACGTTGCTTGAACAACATTTTGCAACAAATCACATATTAAAAGGAAAAAAAGTGTTAGTAACCGCTGGTCCAACGCGTGAAAAACTTGACCCTGTTCGCTTTTTCAGCAATCATTCGACAGGAAAAATGGGCTATGCACTTGCAGAAGCCGCACGTGATTTTGGAGCGAATGTCGTTCTTATTTCTGGTCCGACGGCGCTTCCTAGCCCTCCGGGTGTACAAATGATTCGCGTTGAAAGTGCGCAAGACATGTATGAAGAAGTGATGAAACATTTTCATCATAGCGACATCGTCATTAAAACAGCCGCCGTTGCTGATTATCGCCCAAAATACGTCGCTGACAATAAAATAAAAAAGCAACAAGGGGACTATACCGTTGTTTTGGAACGAACGATCGACATTTTACAAACGCTCGGTGAACAAAAAACGCATCAATTTTTAGTCGGCTTTGCGGCAGAGACGAACGATGTCGAACAATATGCCAAAGATAAGCTTGCGCGCAAAAACGCCGATATGATTGTCGCTAATAACGTCGTACAAGAAGGGGCGGGATTCGGAACGGATACAAATATTGTGACACTGTTTAAACGGGACGGAACAGTGAAAAGCCTTCCGCTTTTACCAAAGTCGGAAGTGGCAAAAGAAATTTTGCGTGAAGTTCATCGTGAAATTGAGGGACGCTTATGA
- the rpoZ gene encoding DNA-directed RNA polymerase subunit omega has translation MLYPSIDLLMTKLDSKYTLVTVAAKRARQLQVKNDLTIEKPVSKKFVGKALEEIAAGHIEVVSEEEATQ, from the coding sequence ATGTTGTACCCTTCCATTGATTTACTTATGACAAAATTAGATTCAAAATATACGCTTGTGACCGTGGCGGCGAAACGCGCCCGTCAATTGCAAGTCAAAAACGATTTAACAATCGAAAAACCTGTGTCGAAAAAATTTGTCGGCAAAGCGTTAGAAGAAATTGCGGCGGGTCATATTGAAGTCGTTAGCGAAGAAGAAGCAACGCAATAA
- the gmk gene encoding guanylate kinase yields the protein MKERGLLIVLSGPSGVGKGTVRKALFSQPDIQLQYSISVTTRKPREGEVDGVDYFFKTREQFEQMIRQNELLEWAEYVGNYYGTPIEYVEKTLQEGKDVFLEIEVQGAMQVRKVFPEALFIFLAPPSLSELRKRIEMRGTESEELIRDRLKAAKEELEMMDAYDYVVENDQVELACERIRAIVMAEHCRRERVAQRYKKMLEVE from the coding sequence GTGAAAGAGCGAGGTTTATTAATCGTTTTATCAGGACCGTCCGGTGTCGGAAAAGGGACGGTGCGTAAAGCTTTATTTTCACAGCCAGACATTCAATTACAATATTCCATTTCCGTCACAACGCGCAAACCGCGCGAAGGTGAAGTGGATGGCGTTGATTACTTTTTCAAAACGCGAGAACAGTTTGAACAAATGATTCGCCAAAATGAATTGTTAGAATGGGCCGAATATGTCGGAAATTACTACGGCACGCCAATTGAGTACGTGGAAAAAACGTTGCAAGAAGGAAAAGACGTCTTTTTAGAAATTGAAGTGCAAGGAGCGATGCAAGTTCGCAAAGTGTTCCCAGAGGCGCTCTTTATTTTCTTAGCCCCGCCAAGTTTAAGCGAATTGCGAAAACGAATCGAAATGCGCGGAACTGAATCGGAAGAACTCATTCGCGATCGGTTAAAGGCGGCAAAAGAAGAACTAGAAATGATGGATGCGTACGATTACGTCGTCGAAAACGACCAAGTCGAGCTTGCGTGTGAACGCATTAGAGCGATTGTGATGGCAGAGCATTGCCGACGCGAACGCGTCGCACAACGATACAAAAAGATGTTGGAGGTTGAGTAA
- a CDS encoding YicC/YloC family endoribonuclease produces MIVSMTGFGRGKKEGENVRVTVEMKSVNHRFCEISIRMPRQWMMFEDKIKRVITEHIARGRVEVFVTIEGEQLVERTLHVDWQLVDAYYRMLTDVRSRFHLKDDVSLRDVVYMLSDAVEMTEQPLQNDALLSLLLEATKEAVEQLKYMREQEGKALLADMLTQLETIEKSARRIEQLAPTVVASYRDRIHKRMHEFVQGIVDEQRLLTEVALFAEKVDINEELKRIYSHIEQFRRIVSEGGSVGRKLDFLVQELHRETNTIGAKANDSHIASEVVNMKSALEKIKEQVQNVE; encoded by the coding sequence ATGATCGTCAGTATGACAGGATTTGGCCGAGGGAAAAAAGAAGGCGAAAACGTACGCGTTACGGTGGAAATGAAATCCGTCAATCACCGTTTTTGTGAAATTTCGATCCGCATGCCTAGACAGTGGATGATGTTTGAAGATAAAATAAAAAGGGTAATTACAGAACATATTGCACGTGGACGTGTTGAGGTGTTTGTGACGATTGAAGGGGAACAGCTCGTTGAACGAACGCTACACGTTGACTGGCAGCTTGTCGATGCGTATTATCGGATGCTGACTGATGTGCGCAGCCGGTTTCATTTGAAAGACGATGTATCGCTTCGAGATGTTGTATACATGCTATCAGATGCGGTGGAAATGACAGAACAGCCGTTACAAAACGATGCGCTTCTTTCTTTGCTTTTAGAAGCGACAAAAGAAGCGGTGGAGCAACTGAAATATATGCGCGAACAAGAAGGAAAAGCGCTATTAGCAGATATGCTGACGCAATTGGAAACGATTGAAAAAAGTGCACGTCGCATTGAACAACTTGCGCCAACGGTCGTCGCTTCTTACCGCGATCGCATACATAAGCGAATGCACGAGTTTGTACAAGGTATCGTCGACGAACAACGGCTATTAACAGAAGTCGCTTTATTTGCAGAAAAAGTCGACATTAATGAAGAATTAAAACGCATATATAGCCATATTGAACAGTTTCGTCGCATCGTTTCCGAAGGAGGATCTGTCGGACGAAAGCTCGACTTTCTCGTTCAAGAGCTCCATCGCGAAACGAATACGATCGGTGCTAAAGCAAACGATAGCCACATTGCTTCGGAAGTTGTTAACATGAAAAGCGCCCTTGAAAAAATTAAAGAACAAGTGCAAAATGTGGAGTAG